GAGATCCATATAGCCCGGAGCAATACCTATAATAACCCCCGTCTCATTCATAACCGTCTCTGCGGCTTCTGCAATCCTGTGTCCTGCTTTGCCAAATCCTTCAGTATAGATCTTGAAATTTATAATTATCTCAGGAAATCTCTTGGCCATTCTCTCCTACCCCCTTATTTAGACCTCTTAAGCTTCATCATATCCCCAAGAGTCGGAGTTACAGGACCGGATTTCTCAGACCTGATGTCTGTATCAGTGGACTCAATGAGCTTAATCTTCAGTGCACTCTCAATCTTCTTTCTGACGCCGTCTTCCGGGATCATGCCTTTCTCTATCTTCTTTATAAGGCCCTCTTTCTCTTTGATACTCAGGGCAAGTTCCTTCTGAGAGAGACCAAGCGCCTCTCTTCCCTCCCGGACCCTGGCAGAGAAATCATCCACAATATCGCCGTCCATCATGTCAAAGACATCTCTTGCACGCCTCTTTGGTGCTGAAGCAGCCCCGGAAGCACCCGGCCTTATAGTCTTAATTTTGCCGGCCTGCTGCTGTGCCTGTGCTCCTGCACCCGGCCTTTCCAAAACTGTGCCAAGCTTTGAGCATTTACTGCATACACGCATTCTGGCGCCGCCAATCTGGACGAGAACGGGTTTTCCCCGGATCGTTTCTCCGCAAACCTCACACTCTGTCATAAAAATCTAAACATCTATATATCAAACAAAACCTAAATACCTATTTGAGGGAACGGATGGCAGATAGCCAGACAAAAAAATCCGAATCACTGAATGAGGAGGATGTAACAAGGTACCTCCTCGACAGAATTTCCGGTCTTGAGAAGAGAAATCTCGAACTTCGTGAGGAATTAAGGCAGCTTGAATCAGAGAAGCGCTTTATTGAGACACAGAAGATAAGATTTGAACGCGAGATCAGGAAACTGAAAGGTGAGGTCGAAAAACTGAGAAGCCCGCCGCTTATAATCGGCACTATAACCGACATTGCAGGTGACAGCAGATATGTCGTACAGTCCAGCGCAGGCCCTAAATTTATGGTTCGTGCATCCGGATTTCTTGACACCGCTGACCTGAAACAGGGTGCAAGATGTACACTCAACCAGCAGTCATTAACTATAGTAGACATACTGCCGGTATCCTTTGATTCCCAGATCTACGGGATGGAGATCAGCAATATTCCGGAGGAGACCTATGACGATGTAGGAGGCCTTGAATACCAGATAACCGAGATCCGGGAAGCAGTTGAACTTCCGCTGACAAAACCTGAAATATTTACCAGAATTGGAATTACTCCGCCCAAAGGAGTACTGCTCTATGGCCCTCCGGGAACAGGAAAGACTCTCCTTGCAAGGGCTGTGGCCCATCACACCGAGGCAAAATTCCTGAGGGTTGTCGGTTCAGAGCTGGTCCAGAAATATATAGGGGAGGGCGCAAGACTTGTGAGAGAACTGTTTGAACTTGCAAGAAAATCCGCACCCTCAATAATATTTATAGATGAGATAGATGCAATCGGTGCGCACCGGACAGAGGGGATCACTTCCGGAGACAGGGAAGTACAGAGAACTCTCATGCAGCTTTTAGCTGACCTTGACGGCTTTGAGGCAAGAGGAGATGTCAAAATAATCGGGGCAACGAACAGAATAGATATACTTGACCCCGCACTCCTCCGCCCCGGAAGATTTGACCGCATTATTGAGATTCCTCTCCCGGACTACGAAGGCAGGCTCTCAATTCTGAAAATCCATACAGAAAATATGAATATATCTAAAAAATTATCACTTGAGGATATTGCAAAACTTACGGAAGGTATGAACGGCTCGGAACTGAGAGCCATATGTACCGAGGCCGGCATGTTTGCCCTTAGAAATGAGAAGGATTATGTGGGAATAGATGATTTCATCCTTGCGACAGATAAAGTGGGAAGCGAGATAAAAAACCACATGAAGACTACCAGTGACGGAGTTATGTTTGCCTGAATCAGGAACAATGATTATAGTGCACTGGTTCCACACCCCATAGTAATAGTAATAAGCAGATTTTCAAGCAGATTTTCCGGATCATTCCGGAAAGTTCTGCATTATACTGTATACAGGCCGTATTCCCGCAGGAAAGATAAAAACAGATCAATCCTCTGATCTGCTGTACCTGACCTCAAGGACACGGTCGCACATTTCACAGAAATCGGGGTAATCCTCTTTTTTTGAATTTATATCAATCTTCAGTTTTCCGGAGATAAAACCGTCTTTAATCCCTATAAGACCTGCATTCCCACCGGCATCACTGAGCTTTAAATTTCTGCCATATATCTCTCCTGCAAAAATTTCCGAGCAGTATATGCCGGGAGAAACTTCAAAGAGAACAGAGGCGACATAACGCCTGATGTACCACCTGATCTCGGAGAGCAGGGACAAAGAGCCGCCGAGGGTCGAATTTGGGATTACTACTCCGCAGTCCGTTCTTTCAGGCCGGTAAAATCTGAGAATATCCCTGCTCGTCTCTGATGCAAGAAGGGTAGAAAAGAGATCTATACCCTCCTTCTGAATGAGCAGAAGATTCATTTCAATCACATATACATTATATCCGATGAGCCGGTCTTCTTAGTGACCTTGTCAATGGAATAGATGAAATCGTCAAATGTTACATAGTCTGCATTGTTCCTGACCGCATTCATACCCGCTTCGCGGCAGATGGACTGCAGTTCAGCTCCGGTCATATTCTCGGTCAGTGATACCAGCTTCTCAATCGAGACATCTTTTATATTCATTCTTGAGGAGTGGATCTTTAAGATGTCAGACCTGGCTGTCTCATCCGGAAGTGAGACCTCAAGAATCCGGTCAAATCTCCCGGGGCGGAGGAGTGCGGGGTCAAGCATATCCACCCTGTTGGTGGCTGCCATAATCCTGACATTACCCCGGTTGTCAAATCCGTCCATCTCAGCTAAAAGCTGCATAAGTGTCCTCTGCACCTCAGCACTGCCGGAGGTTCCGTCCTGTGTCCTCATGCTTCCGATGGAGTCGATCTCATCTATGAATACTATAGACGGTGACCTCTCCCGTGCAAGTAAGAAGAGGTCCCTGACCATCTGGGCACCCTCACCTATGAATTTATGGACAAGTTCACTGCCGGACATACGGATAAATGTAGCATTGGCACGGTTTGCAACTGCCTTTGCAATCATTGTCTTGCCTGTCCCCGGAGGGCCGAAGAGGAGGATTCCCTTTGGAGGTTCCACACCTATCTTTTCAAAGACTTCAGGGCGCGTCAGCGGGTACTCCACCGCCTCCCGTACCTCCTCGATCTCATTTCTAAGACCGCCGATCATATCAAAACTGACATTCGGAGATTCTTCCAGTTCCATTACACGCACGCGGGTATCAAAGGTATTGCCGACAATCCTGACAATAGAGAGCGCGTTGTTGACAGCGACCTTCATTCCGGCTTTAATCTGGCCTCTCAGGCAGTCAATAGTCTGCGTAATATATTCCTGGTTATTGCCCTGCTGACGCAGGTAAATCTCACCACTGTCAAGAATGTCAATAACTGTCGCAACAAAGAGAGGAGGGCGCTTTAGCTGTTCATTCTCCCTTTTAAGCTGTGTATTTTCCTTTTGGAGGTTGTTAATCTCCCTGTTGAGGATATCAAGCTTTACCCTTAAATCCTGCAACTGTTCGTTTAGTTCCTGTAGTCCCGGTTTTGAAAAACTATCTCCGGAATTGTTGCAGACTGATTCATCCATGATTACTTTATATCTTAATCTTACAACATTTATTAGATATGTCTTTTACAATCCAGTGCAGGGGTATTTCCAAAGGAAAAGCTAAAGGCGAGATTATTGTAAGCAAGGACCCGATCTCATTTCTCTCAGGGGTTGATCCGGAGACCGGGATAGTTATGGAAAAGGGGCATGCAATTGAGGGAAGGTCAATAGCCGGAAAAGTGCTGGTATTCCCACACGGAAAAGGCTCCACAGTCGGATCATACATAGTGTATGCCCTGAAGAAAAATGGCAAAGCACCAGCTGCGATTGTAAATAACGAAGCAGAGACGATAATTGCCACAGGTGCAATAATAGCCGATCTCCCGATGGTGGATAAACCCTCACAGGATATAAATTCCCTGAAGGACGGCATGATAGCAGAAGTAGACGGCGATGAAGGCGTAATTCTTATCGAAGACTAAAATCTTTTTCGCGGTGCTATCTTGTATTATCATCTTATTTTAACTGACGAGTGTAACCTCTGCTGTACATACTGCAGGGATAAGGCATTCATTGTTCCGGACAGCGACTACAACAGTTTTAAATTGTCAGATACTCCTCCGGAAATTGAATACAGCATTGATTCGCTAATTGATTTCCTCTCAAAAGACAGAGATCCAAGCATTCTCTTCTATGGAGGAGAACCACTTCTCAGAATAAAAATGATTGAGGAGATCATGGACCGTGCAGAGAATACCTCTTTTCTGATTTACACAAACGGAATTTTTCTTGACAGGCTTAAAGACGAATATCTAAGCAGGATATCCTACATCTTCATATCAATAGACGGGGATGAGGAGACTACAGACGGATACCGGGGAAGGGGAGTTTACAGGAAAATCTTTGAAAATCTGAAAGAGATCAGGGAGAGAGGGTTTAAAGGAGAGATAATCGCCAGGATGACTGTTGCTGAAAAGACTGACATCTGTAAATCTGTCCTCCACCTCCAGAACCACGAGAACTTCCGGTTTGATTCCATACACTGGCAGCTAGATGCAAATTTCTGGTATGACTATGGTTTAAGGCCGGAATTTAAGGCATGGATAACTGAGTCATACAATCCCGGAATATCAAAGCTCGCAGAATACTGGCTCAGAAAACTCAAAGAGGGTGAGTTTATCAGGTGGTACCCCTTCGCAGCAACAGCCGGAGATATTCTTAAAGGAATTGCAGTAAATCCGATAAGATGCGGCGCAGGAATATACAATTATGCCATTTTAACGGACGGGAACATTGCACCATGTCCCTGTATGGCCGGACTTGAGGAGTATTACTGCGGCAATATCTGTGAGACAGACCCCTCTGAAATTCTTAAATCAGAGATCAGCGGGGACTGCACCGACTGTGAAATAAAGGATTTCTGCGGCGGAAGATGCCTCTACTCCAATATAATCAGGCCGTGGCCTGCCGAGGGCAGAGAGATAGTCAGGGATTCGGTAAAACATCTCAAAGAGTGCATTGAGGATAAAATTCCGGATATAAAAGAGCTGACTGAGAAGGGCATAATATCGGAGAGGGTTTTTGATTACGAAAAGTATAACGGCTGTGAGATAATCCCATAAATAGCAGCCGGGAGGAGAAGAAAACCGGTGCCAATGACAGGTATCATCTGCCGGATGCCAACAATTACTGGTAAATGCAGGACATTACTATATAAATCCGGATAATTTCCTTATTTAAAATAATATCAGGACCAAATATGAAGATCAACTGGAGAAATATAAAATGGGCGGGAAATTCTTATGCAGCATTGTATGCGGCATGCGAACTGGCCGGTTATGAACTTATTCCGGTTGATAAACCTGAAGACGACATAACCCTTTACAGCTTAAACTCTGTAAACGCAGACCATTTTTCTGATGAAATAAGAAACGCAGAGTGCATAACTGTTGCAGGCGGCCCTCATCCAAGCGCAGACCATAAACAATTTACAGGGATTGCAGACTATGTCGTTGTAGGTGAGGCGGAATACTCCCTTCCGGCACTGCTGAGATACCTTGACCCTGACAGTCCTGAAAAAGACCTTCCGGCAGGTGTCGCAGCGGGTGACAGATACAGGGAGAAGGATTACTGTGTAATTCCGGACGCATACCCGCCGTTTACAAAGATTAAGGGGTATGTCGAGATCAGCCGGGGCTGCCCCTACGGCTGCGCCTACTGCCAGACGCCAAGGCTCTTCGGGCAGGGCATAAGGCACAGGAGCATTGACTGTATTGTTAAGGCTGCATCAGGATACAGGGATGTCAGATTTATCAGCCCGAACTCACTTGCATACGGTTCAAAGACAGGTACATCACCGGACTATGACAAACTGGAAAAACTTCTCTCTTCCTTTTTTTCTGACCAGAATGTCTACCTCGGGACATTCCCAAGCGAAGTGAGGCCCGAATTTGTCACAGAAAAATCACTGGAACTGATATCAGATTACTGCTCCAACAAAAAGATCCATTTCGGCGCCCAGTCGGGCAGCAACAGAATGCTCAGAAAGATAAGACGCGGGCATACTTCGGAAGACGTTGTATCGGCAGTAGAACTCTGCCGGGAATTTGGGTTTACTCCGGTTGTGGACTACATAATAGGCCTTCCGGGCGAAGAGGAGGAAGACCAGAGAGAGACCCTTGAGCAGATAAAATGGGTATGCAGATACGGCAAGGTTCATTCACATTATTTCACCCCTCTCTCAGGGACGCCTTTTGAAGGTGAAAAACCCGCGCCTCTTATTCCGGATGTGAACAGAATTCTCGGAAAACTCTCCCTTAACGGAAAAGTCACCGGCTACTGGATTGAGAGCGGGTCAAGGTTTTTTAATCAGAACAAATGATCAGATAATATGAAGAAAATACTCGTATTGACCGACCTGCACGGCAACTACGGAAAGATGGAGGCATTCCTTGAACTTGATCCTGATTTTGTCGTAATTTCAGGAGACCTGACAGAGATGGGGCCATCCGAACCGGCCATTGCCATGCTGGACTCAATCGATGTACCCTGCTTTGTGGTTCCGGGAAACTGTGACCCGAAGGATATCCTTGAACACCTGGAGGATTCTTCTGCCGTATCAATGCACGGCACGGCACTTGACATTGGCAATATAACTTTTGTCGGCCTCGGGGGCTCAAATCCAACGCCTTTCTGCACCCCCTTTGAACTTCAGGAGGAGGAGATCGAAGAGGTCCTCTCATCAGCAGAGAAGAGGATGAGGAAAAATGTGCATAATATCCTCATATGCCACGCCCCGCCGTTCGGGACGCTGGATAACGTTGGGGAAAATCAGGTCGGGAGTACGGCCCTAAAAGAGCATATGAATAATTATGACCTCATATGCTGCGGGCATATACATGACGATCCGGGTGTAAAAGAGACAGATGGCACTGTGGTCGTAAACCCAGGACCTGCATCAGAGGGCAGATGCGCCGTAGTAACACTCGGCGACGATGCAAAGGATATAAGAGTTGAGCTGTACAGCTTCTGAAGAAGAGCAATCTGATTTCCGGCAGAAAACCACCTGAGAGAGATTATGCAGAGTAAATCTCTCCCGGATTTTTCAGGAAGCCTTCGCGGAGCAGACGGGAAGGCAGACCCGGAATTATGATATTCAGGGCCTCAAAAAAAGTGAATCTGCCGGAGAAATAACCGTAATATACTCAGAAATTACCCTCTTTTTCTATAATCATCTCAAGATATGACGTCTGGATGCTCTCACCGGTTACCTCAAGAAATTCCTTAATTTCGTTTATCTTCTCAGCAGCTGAGTCCTTATCTTCAGAAATTATCTCTATTTCAACGAAATGACCAAGGCCCTCAACGATATCAAGTGCAATTGTGGCATCCATGAACAGATATTCTTCTCTTCTCTTCTTCACGCCCCTTGATACGAAAAATCCGGTTTTTAAAAGCACTTTCTCCATATCCTCAGCAGACGATATGGCGACATTGTACTCTTCTCTCGCCTTCGCGCCCGCAGCCTTAACCTTCGGCCCTTTATATGTAAGTTCAGCTGAATCACCGGTATCTCTGATCCTTAAAGCTTCATCTGTCCTTGCGTAGTCCCGGATCAGGGAGTTGTAATACATATCATCCTGCATACTGACACCGAGATATCCTGCATTATTCTCTTCAAGAATCTGTTTAATGCGATCTATAGATTCCACCCGGTTCTTTGACTCAACTTCGTAGATCATTATGTCACCTTATATTAGGTACGGTTGCAAATAAATATAGACAGGTGTAAAATGACAATCAAAGAAGGAGATTTCATCAGACTCAGTTATACCGGCGAAAGCGAGGGTATAATCTTTGACACAACCTACGAAGAGGTTGCAAAAGAAGACGGAACATATTCAGAAGAGAAGAATTATGGACCAATTGTTGTCCGTGTAGGCGGACAACATCTTATACAGGGCCTTGATGAAGACCTCACAGGCAAAGAGACCGGAACAGAGTACTCAGTAGAGATCTCACCTGAAAAGGCATACGGAGAGAGAAACCAGGAACTCGTCCGCTCAGCATCCACAAAGGACTTCGGCGAGAAGCCAACAGTCGGAATGCGTGTAAAGGCAGACGACAGACAGGGTGTAGTTGTAAATGTAGTAGGAAAGCGCGTAGTGATTGACTTCAACCACATGCTCGCCGGAAAGACAATCTCCTACAAATACACAATCGAGAGTGTAATCGAAGAGCCAAAGGAACAGGCAGCAGCACTCTTCAAACTCTTCTGCGGAAAGGAGATGGAGATGGACCTTACAGACGGTGTTCTTACAGTAATCCTCCCGCCCGGAATCACATATGACAAGAACTACATGTACGGCAAAGGCATGGCAGTACACCAGATCTTTGAGTACGTTGAAGGTGTAGAGGAAGTAATTCTCAAAGAGTCCTTCAAGAAACCAGAAATATACAATGAAGAAACTGCTGAAGTAACTGAGGCAACAGAGGTTGCAGCTGAAACAGAAGTTTCTGAAGTTAAAGAAGAGACAGCTGAAGCATCCGAAGAATAAACCCGGATATTCAGCAAAAATATTTTTTAAAACCAAAATTCAAATTATCAAAAAACCACATGGTTTTTTCGTAAAAAAAGTTCTCTTCTAAGGAAATTGATCAGAGTTTTTCCGATTTTTATCGTGAATGAACAGAGTGAATATCGGGTATGTTTTACACCGGAAATATCAGAAATTCCGGCGAAAAAAGTGATTCATATTTTAAATCTTAGCAGTGCCGCAATGCCGCCAAGCGCCTCAAGCCGGCTTCCGGGTTCAAACTCAGTCGAGAGAACAACTATGCCTGCCCTCATATTCTCAGCAGTCTCAAGAAGTGCTGATATGTTATCGTCCCGAAGCAGGCTGTCACAGACAAGCACCTCGTCCACAGCACCATAGTCAATAGCCTGCCTGACCTCAGATACTCCGTACGCGACAGCACCTCCGGTTGAGATCCTCTTTAACAGCTCATCAATGGCCTTAACTTCCCTCGCAAGCTGAATGTCCTCATTTATCCGGCCTGTGATGCCAAGCCCGATAACCTCCTGCACTGCACCCCTGCCTATACGCCTCGTCTCGGCAGTGATGCACCTCTCCGCAAGTTCAGCATCCTTTGACTTAAGGAATGAGATGAAATCATCCTTGACAAAACCAGGCCCTGCAACGACAACCGGCCCTGTAATTGCCGACAGAAAACCATACACCTCCAGAAAAAATTCCTTCCGGCTGTCAAGACCCTCACGCTTGCCTGAACCGCCCAGAACCGAAGTAACCAGTTCAGGGCCAAACTGTCTGAGCCTGAAGAGTTCAGCCTCACCCTCCTCAACTGTCAGTATATGTATAAGACCCAGTGAAGAGGCCTTAACCGCCCTGTCAATCCTCTCAAGATCATAGGACGTCCAGTTTTTTATCACCGAAATTTCATGTCCGGACTCCAGATTTAGGGAATGGTGAAAGCCGGTATCAGGGCCATGCTCAATAACACCGCCAGCCCTCAGCCTCCCGGAGTTATGATGAAACTCAACCTTCTCAATCCGGATGCCAAGGCGCACGGGCTTCTTCTCCGTCTTCTCAGGCCTTGCCTTGTCGGTTGCAGAGTCAATACTTCTGAAGGTTGTTGCAAAGACGAGGTCACCCGGCGCTATCAGGTGCTTTAAGTGCCATAAGTCATCAAGGGTCTCCGGAAAGAGTTTAATCTCCCCGAAATTTCTCTTCAGCCCGCAGAATTCGGATTTCAACTTATCACTCCGCTATATCCGAGCCGCCCGGCGGGACAAATGCTGCAATATTCTCAGTATTCAGAACTTTCTTAAGGTTCTTCTGCTCATTTTCCGGAATCATCTCCTTTAAGGCCTTAAGGATCTTCCTTGCGATATCGTTCGGCTCATAAGTGCCCGGGACGATCCGTACAAAATAGCCCTTTCTCTTCTCAATAGCTGAAGACGGCCCGCCGATAATACCATACTCAGGAGATGTCTGAAGCCCGACTGAAATTCCGGGTGCGACATTCCTGTAATATTTCCTCTCACCCCTGATGACAAAGGCACCGCGTTTTAAGGACTCACCAGACTCGGCAGTCTTGCTCACCTGATCCCTCGGCACTGCATAGACATCCGCGCTGTAAAAACCGGATTTCCAGGCGTTGGAATAGGATACTGCAAAGACTGCCGCTTCGTCCATGCACTCAGTCTCACCCTTAACAGCCACAGCACTTCCGCCGTGGATGTCGGCATGAAGAAATGTATCCTTACCTTCGAGATATTTCCTGACAATATCCTCATTTGTGCCGGCATCACGCCCGCCGATTACCAGGACATCGTCAGATGTGTAAAACCACCTGAACTTATGATACCACTTCGGTTTTATAAATTTAATATCGGTCCTCTTCCTCTCCGGCCTTTCGGTAACCTTAAACCTCTCCATTGCAACGAGTGCACCGGCCTTCTTCTTTTTGAATTTTTTAATCTCGGAGTAATACCTGCCCGCATTACCCTCAACACCCTCAGAGGCATACAGTTTAATCGTTTTTCCGTCCAGGAGAATATCAACGGCTGCCTCTGACGGATAAACCCTCTTTATCATCTTAGCCATCGGATTATCAGCATTTTTCAGGATATCCTCAATCTCCTGCCACGACATCTTTAACGAAGCATCTGAGAGGGTTTTGACTATATCTGCAATGGTCTGGTAGTTGGCATAGATAATCTCAACCTTCTCACTGGCAAGGGTAATTTTCTCCTCAAACTTAACAATAGCCTCCTGCTGCCTCTTTCTGATAATCTCAGCCTTGGAGAGCTTCTTCTTCACTTCCGCCTCAGAGACCTCAGGAAGGCCGAAGTACGAGTCAAGTGCCTGACTGTACGTCTCAAAAGTCTCCTCCGGAATTTCGCCCTCAAAGATTAACGGCCAGCAGCCGCTCTTTGTAATAGCCGGAGACTTTTTGGACTCGAGATCTCCGGAGAGAGTCTTAAACGCCGCAATAATCACCGCAGGGTCGGCCTCAGATGCCGGAGCTTCCCTGGCAATGCCCGATATGCGGCATATCTCCTCTGCATACCTCCCGCCAAGCATAAATGAGGATGCAAGTGTACGTACAATATCCTTATCAGACTCTGCAAGAACTATTCCGGCAGACTCCTCATCATATTCAGTGATGTCTTTTCCCGTGACAGCATACTTCTCCCCCGCAATGATATCCCGGTCCTTAAACCTGTGCCTCTTAAGCGCATTTAAGATCGTATATTCAGAGTCACAGAGAATTGCATTGCCCTCATCAAAAAATTCAAAGATTAGATGGTAAATGCTCTCACTTTTACCTATAGTAAGGTCAAGAACCCTCTGGATTCCCGGCTGATTTATCTCAAGAATTCTTCCGCCGGAGAGATATTTTCTGAGATACATCGAATATCCGGATGGGTTCTCCGGTGATTTCGGAAGTTTTTTTGTCAGGTGAACCCTGACTCCGGACTCAGCAATAATACTGAATTTCTGCCTGTCCTCACCGTTAAGCCTGAATCCGAATGCATTCTGGTCATATTGGTATATCTTTCCAATCCAGAGCGGCATCAGGCCGTTTAACTCAGCTATTACTGCCCTCAGGTCAAGTCCGCTCATTCCTTTTTTAACAGCCATTATATACCAAACTACATATTGTCTGAAGACAAAAAAATAATGACTGATGTTTATATGAGTGAGGAGATTTCTGCAGACCCAATAACAGAGAAAATAAGCAGCAAAAGTGACGCGGAGAAGGTTGCCGGACATCAGCAGCGCATGATAAGGACATGCGTCGGATGTTTTATGGGAATCATAACCGGAGTATTGTCATATCTGTTCATAGGTGACCCTGTATCACCAGCAGGTGAACCAAAAGCGATACTTGGATGGCTTTTGCTTCTTGCAGGGATAGTTTTTCAGAAGCATGTCTTTATGGCATTAAAGATCGATTATTCCGAACTCGGAGCGAAGGACTGGTTTTATCAGGGATTCATGGCATTTGCCTTCTGGTTCATATCATGGACAGTTCTTCTCTCAATAAACTAAATTACATTTTTTATAAAAAATTTACAGGTTGATTAATATGCGAATTGCCGTTGTACATAAAGACAGGTGCCACCCTGTAAAGTGCGGACAGGAATGTATATTATACTGTCCGAGAGTCAGAACAGGCGACGAGACAGTAGTTATCGGGGAAAACGGCAAAGCAGTAATATCCGAAGAACTCTGTGTCGGGTGTGGAATATGCGTTAAGAAATGCCCTTTTGAAGCTATAGATATAATTACACTCCCCGAAGAGCTTGAACACCCTACGCACAGGTACGGACAGAACGGCTTTGCCCTCTATGGCATGGCAATGCCTTCTGAAGGAAAAGTCATGGGAATACTTGGAGAAAACGGTATAGGTAAGAGTACTGCCGTAAGCATACTCTCAGGGCAGTTGATACCAAACAGGGGCGCATTTGACGAAGAACCTACCTGGGACAAATTCCTTGCCGACTACGCAGGCACTGAACTCTTCGACTACATACAGCTCATATCACAGGGAAAGGTGAGCGCCTCCGTAAAACCGCAGTATATTGACTTTATACCAAAAGTATTCAAAGGAAAAGTGAGCGAACTCCTAAAATCCACCGATGAGAGGGGAATACTGGGCCACCTGACAGCCAGACTTAAGCTTGACCCAATACTTGACAGGGAGATTGCCCAACTCTCCGGCGGAGAACTGCAGAGGGTTGCCCTTGCGGCATGCCTTGCAAGAGATGTTAATTTTTACTTCCTTGACGAGATAACGCCCTATCTTGACATATACCAGAGAATGGCAGCAGCAGAACTCATCCGGGAAGTTGCTGAGAAAAAACCTGTTATGATAGTCGAGCATGACCTCGCAATACTCGACATGCTTGCTGACAATATCCACGTAGGATATGGTAAACCGTCGGTATTTGGTATCATTACAAGGCCGAAAGGTGTAAGGATCGGAATTAACCAGTACCTGGAAGGATTCCTTGCCGAGGAGAATGTAAGGTTCAGGCAGTATTCGGTTGACTTTGAGACGAGATCACACTCCAGAGAGACTGAAAGGGAAATACTGATGAAATTTCCGGCAATGAAAAAGAGCTACGGCGGCAAATTCACCCTCAATATCAATGGCGGAGATATACGTCATGGTGAGGTGCTCGGAGTTGTTGGCGCAAACGGTATAGGAAAGAGTACCTTTGCAAAGCTCCTTGCCGGTGCTGAAAAGCCCGATTCCGGGAGGATTTCAGA
The sequence above is a segment of the Methanoplanus limicola DSM 2279 genome. Coding sequences within it:
- a CDS encoding metallophosphoesterase family protein, which encodes MKKILVLTDLHGNYGKMEAFLELDPDFVVISGDLTEMGPSEPAIAMLDSIDVPCFVVPGNCDPKDILEHLEDSSAVSMHGTALDIGNITFVGLGGSNPTPFCTPFELQEEEIEEVLSSAEKRMRKNVHNILICHAPPFGTLDNVGENQVGSTALKEHMNNYDLICCGHIHDDPGVKETDGTVVVNPGPASEGRCAVVTLGDDAKDIRVELYSF
- the cyaB gene encoding class IV adenylate cyclase, which gives rise to MIYEVESKNRVESIDRIKQILEENNAGYLGVSMQDDMYYNSLIRDYARTDEALRIRDTGDSAELTYKGPKVKAAGAKAREEYNVAISSAEDMEKVLLKTGFFVSRGVKKRREEYLFMDATIALDIVEGLGHFVEIEIISEDKDSAAEKINEIKEFLEVTGESIQTSYLEMIIEKEGNF
- a CDS encoding FKBP-type peptidyl-prolyl cis-trans isomerase — translated: MTIKEGDFIRLSYTGESEGIIFDTTYEEVAKEDGTYSEEKNYGPIVVRVGGQHLIQGLDEDLTGKETGTEYSVEISPEKAYGERNQELVRSASTKDFGEKPTVGMRVKADDRQGVVVNVVGKRVVIDFNHMLAGKTISYKYTIESVIEEPKEQAAALFKLFCGKEMEMDLTDGVLTVILPPGITYDKNYMYGKGMAVHQIFEYVEGVEEVILKESFKKPEIYNEETAEVTEATEVAAETEVSEVKEETAEASEE
- a CDS encoding mRNA surveillance protein pelota, coding for MKSEFCGLKRNFGEIKLFPETLDDLWHLKHLIAPGDLVFATTFRSIDSATDKARPEKTEKKPVRLGIRIEKVEFHHNSGRLRAGGVIEHGPDTGFHHSLNLESGHEISVIKNWTSYDLERIDRAVKASSLGLIHILTVEEGEAELFRLRQFGPELVTSVLGGSGKREGLDSRKEFFLEVYGFLSAITGPVVVAGPGFVKDDFISFLKSKDAELAERCITAETRRIGRGAVQEVIGLGITGRINEDIQLAREVKAIDELLKRISTGGAVAYGVSEVRQAIDYGAVDEVLVCDSLLRDDNISALLETAENMRAGIVVLSTEFEPGSRLEALGGIAALLRFKI
- the rqcH gene encoding ribosome rescue protein RqcH, coding for MAVKKGMSGLDLRAVIAELNGLMPLWIGKIYQYDQNAFGFRLNGEDRQKFSIIAESGVRVHLTKKLPKSPENPSGYSMYLRKYLSGGRILEINQPGIQRVLDLTIGKSESIYHLIFEFFDEGNAILCDSEYTILNALKRHRFKDRDIIAGEKYAVTGKDITEYDEESAGIVLAESDKDIVRTLASSFMLGGRYAEEICRISGIAREAPASEADPAVIIAAFKTLSGDLESKKSPAITKSGCWPLIFEGEIPEETFETYSQALDSYFGLPEVSEAEVKKKLSKAEIIRKRQQEAIVKFEEKITLASEKVEIIYANYQTIADIVKTLSDASLKMSWQEIEDILKNADNPMAKMIKRVYPSEAAVDILLDGKTIKLYASEGVEGNAGRYYSEIKKFKKKKAGALVAMERFKVTERPERKRTDIKFIKPKWYHKFRWFYTSDDVLVIGGRDAGTNEDIVRKYLEGKDTFLHADIHGGSAVAVKGETECMDEAAVFAVSYSNAWKSGFYSADVYAVPRDQVSKTAESGESLKRGAFVIRGERKYYRNVAPGISVGLQTSPEYGIIGGPSSAIEKRKGYFVRIVPGTYEPNDIARKILKALKEMIPENEQKNLKKVLNTENIAAFVPPGGSDIAE
- a CDS encoding EMC6-like membrane protein; its protein translation is MTDVYMSEEISADPITEKISSKSDAEKVAGHQQRMIRTCVGCFMGIITGVLSYLFIGDPVSPAGEPKAILGWLLLLAGIVFQKHVFMALKIDYSELGAKDWFYQGFMAFAFWFISWTVLLSIN